From Candidatus Caldatribacterium sp., one genomic window encodes:
- a CDS encoding GntR family transcriptional regulator, with protein sequence MQRKGIRFAFKLPLYQQVYEALRAAILTGEWKPGDLLPPEPKLMERFGVSRTTIRQALDLLCREGLLQRKQGKGTFVQAPSIEQNIHRILSFTEDMLQRGLVPKTKVIFSGIIEAPQEIAEKLGIQPGEEVARLDRLRLANDEPLSVEEAHLIHRLCPGVLERHDYSKIPLRETLAKEYGIYLKRAQETIRAIAAPRNLVRLLQIENNAPLLYIERVSFDQYDRPVEYLRKFYRGDRYVLYNELQG encoded by the coding sequence GTGCAGAGAAAGGGAATTCGCTTTGCGTTTAAGCTTCCCCTCTACCAGCAGGTGTACGAGGCGCTGCGGGCAGCTATTCTTACTGGGGAATGGAAACCGGGGGATCTCCTACCGCCCGAACCCAAGCTTATGGAGAGGTTTGGGGTAAGCCGCACGACCATCCGCCAGGCGTTAGATCTTCTCTGCAGGGAGGGCCTTCTGCAGAGAAAGCAGGGGAAGGGAACCTTTGTTCAGGCTCCGTCTATTGAACAAAATATTCATCGTATTTTGAGTTTTACCGAGGACATGCTTCAGCGTGGTCTTGTCCCAAAGACTAAGGTCATCTTTTCAGGCATTATTGAAGCACCCCAAGAAATTGCTGAGAAGCTTGGTATTCAACCTGGTGAGGAGGTTGCTCGTTTGGACCGGCTGAGACTAGCGAATGACGAACCATTGAGCGTTGAAGAGGCACATCTTATCCATAGACTATGTCCAGGAGTTTTAGAGCGTCACGATTATTCCAAGATACCGCTTCGTGAAACACTGGCGAAGGAATATGGCATTTACCTCAAGAGGGCACAAGAGACTATTCGGGCCATCGCTGCTCCAAGGAACTTGGTACGCCTTCTCCAGATCGAGAATAATGCCCCCCTTCTCTACATAGAGCGGGTTTCTTTTGACCAGTACGATAGGCCTGTAGAGTATCTCCGTAAGTTCTACAGGGGAGATCGGTATGTCCTCTACAACGAACTTCAAGGGTAG